The Salvia miltiorrhiza cultivar Shanhuang (shh) chromosome 1, IMPLAD_Smil_shh, whole genome shotgun sequence genome has a window encoding:
- the LOC131003102 gene encoding LOW QUALITY PROTEIN: transcription elongation factor SPT6 homolog (The sequence of the model RefSeq protein was modified relative to this genomic sequence to represent the inferred CDS: deleted 1 base in 1 codon): protein MAGKNVISDDDDEIGVEEEEERDEEPYGDRGGDRGDDDEDEEDDEEGQDEYEKDGFIVDDVEDEEDEEEDRVDSDEEQKKKKRKKREQFMLDEDDYELLQESNISVNRPKLESKKFKRLKKARRDAEEEPSGFADEEEFDGSGKGGRTAEEKLKRSLFGDDDGQPLEDIAEEDEQLEEEEDADIGDEDEMADFIVDEEEVDEHGAPVRRKKPKKSRQRPGISSSALQEAHEIFGDVEDLLRLRKIDVRDRFGETSERSLEDQFDPSVLSEKYMTEKDDQIRENDIPERMQISEESTGRPPTDEFSVKMETEWIHNQLVSGIAPLFNRNGTTNEEVDTELKPHIARFLEFIHVQKLDVPFIAMYRKEEILSLLKDPTDCEADIGNDPNQKPTLKWHKVLWAIQDLDQKWLLLLKRKSALQSYYSKRFEEEKRRVYDETRLRLNEQLFQSITKSLEAADSEREVDDVDSKFNLHFPPGEVVLDEGQYKRPKRKSHYSICSKAGLWEVASKFGYSSEQFGLQISLEKMRMDELEDAKETPEEMASNFTCAMFETPQAVLKGARHMAAVEISCEPCVRKHVRSIFMDNAVVSTSPTPDGNTAIDSFHQFSGVKWLRDKPLNRFEDAQWLLIQKAEEEKLLHVTIKLPEVVLEKLISDSNDYYLSDGVSKSAQLWNEQRKLILNDAFNNFLLPSMEKEARSLLTSRAKSWLLSDYGRLLWDKVSVAPYQRKENDVSSDEETAPRVMACCWGPGKPATTFVMLDSSGEVLDVLHAGSLNLRGQSVNEQQRKRNDQQRVQKFMMDHQPHIVVLGATNLSCTRLKEDIYEIIFKMVEDNPRDVGHEMDNLNVVYGDESLPHLYENSRISVDQLPSQEGIIRRAVGLGRHLQNPLAMVATLCGPGKEILSWKLNPLENFLTPDEKYGMVEQVMVDVTNQVGLDVNLAASHEWLFAPLQFISGLGPRKASSLQRSLVRAGAIFTRKDLLQSHGLGKKVFINAVGFLRVRRSGLTSSSSQFIDLLDDTRIHPESYILAQDLAKDIYREDGNDDANDDDDVLEMAIEHVREKPHLLRAVDVHEYAQQKNHLTKKETLNDIRLELMEGFQDRRRPFVEPGQDEEFYMISGETEEALSEGRIVQATVRKVQPQKAICVLESGLTGILTKEDYMDDWRDINDLNDKLRDGDILTCRIKSIQKNRYQVFLTCRESEMRNNRYQSHRKTDPYYHEERSNLQTVQEKARKEKELAKKHFKPRMIVHPRFQNITSDTAIEFLSDKDPGESVIRPSSRGPSFLTLTLKVYDGVYANKDIVEGGKEHKDITSLLRIGKTLKIGEDTFEDLDEVMDRYVDPLVAHLKSMLNYRKFRRGTKTEVDELLRIEKAENPMRIVYCFGISHEHPGTFILTYIRSSNPHHEYIGLYPKGFKFRKRMFEDIDRLVAYFQKHIDDSSDSPSLRSVAAMVPMRSPATGGSSGSGGGWGSSSNDGGWRGGQSSDRDRNSGSRSGRGDYRNGDGHPSGAPRPYGGRGRGRGRGRGSDSYGGGRGDRQDQDRGSQKWGSKDGDSGGGWGSGFSGSKAQDSPGSWGGGGGGGGGGGSSNAGDGGSTGWGSWGEGDAGGSGADASNSGWGDAKKSSDGGGW, encoded by the exons ATGGCTGGCAAAAATGTGATCTCCGACGATGACG ATGAGATCGGagtcgaagaagaagaagaaagagacgagGAGCCTTATGGAGACCGAGGTGGTGATCGTGGCGATgacgatgaagatgaagaagacgaTG AGGAAGGACAGGATGAATATGAAAAAGATGGATTTATAGTGGACGATGTTGAGGACGAAGAGGACGAGGAAGAAGATCGAGTTGATAGCGATGAGGagcagaagaaaaagaaaagaaagaaaag GGAACAATTCATGCTTGATGAGGATGATTATGAACTCCTCCAGGAAAGCAATATATCTGTCAATCGTCCAAAGCTC GAAAGTAAGAAGTTTAAGAGACTGAAAAAGGCTCGGAGGGATGCAGAAGAAGAGCCTTCCGGGTTTGCCGATGAAGAAGAATTTGATGGAAGTGGGAAGGGTGGGCGAACTGCAGAGGAGAAGCTCAAGCGTAGCTTGTTTGGTGATGATGATG GGCAACCTCTTGAGGATATTGCAGAGGAGGATGAACAGCTTGAAGAAGAAGAGGATGCAGACATTGGTGACGAGGACGAGATGGCTGATTTTATtgttgatgaagaagaagttGATGAGCATGGAGCCCCTGTGAG GAGAAAGAAACCTAAGAAGAGCAGGCAGCGGCCAGGGATTTCCTCATCTGCCCTCCAGGAAGCGCATGAAATTTTTGGTGATGTTGAAGATCTCCTGAGGCTTCGCAAGATAGATGTGAGGGACAGGTTTGGTGAAACTAGCGAAAGAAGTCTTGAAGATCAGTTTGATCCTAGTGTTCTTTCTGAAAAATACATGACGGAAAAGGATGATCAAATTCGGGAAAACGATATTCCTGAAAGAATGCAG ATATCTGAGGAAAGTACAGGTCGCCCTCCAACAGATGAGTTCAGTGTCAAAATGGAGACCGAGTGGATACACAATCAACTTGTCAGTGGTATCGCACCTTTGTTCAACAGGAATGGTACCACAAATGAAGAAGTAGATACTGAGCTGAAGCCGCATATAGCTAGATTCCTCGAGTTCATTCATGTCCAGAAGTTAGAT GTCCCATTCATTGCTATGTACAGGAAAGAGGAAATATTAAGCCTTCTAAAGGATCCAACTGATTGTGAAGCTGACATTGGAAATGATCCTAACCAAAAGCCTACACTGAAGTGGCACAAG GTGCTTTGGGCAATTCAGGACTTGGATCAGAAGTGGCTCCTTCTTCTGAAAAGAAAAAGTGCTCTTCAGTCATACTACTCTAAGCGATTCGAAGAAGAGAAAAGGAGAGTGTATGATGAGACACGCCTAAGATTAAATGAACAGCTCTTTCAATCTATCACTAAGTCGCTCGAAGCTGCTGATTCAGAAAGAGAAGTGGATGATGTAGACTCAAAATTTAATTTGCACTTCCCCCCAGGCGAAGTTGTCCTAGATGAAGGGCAGTATAAAAGACCAAAGAGAAAATCACATTACAGCATTTGTAGTAAAGCTGGACTGTGGGAGGTTGCAAGCAAATTTGGTTACAGTTCTGAGCAATTTGGTTTGCAGATATCTCTGGAGAAAATG AGAATGGATGAATTGGAGGATGCTAAGGAAACACCAGAGGAAATGGCTTCTAATTTCACCTGTGCAATGTTTGAGACACCTCAAGCTGTGTTGAAAGGCGCGAGGCACATG GCAGCAGTCGAGATTAGCTGTGAACCATGTGTTAGGAAACATGTACGCAGTATCTTTATGGACAACGCTGTAGTGTCAACTAGTCCTACACCTGATGGAAACACAGCTATTGATTCTTTTCATCAATTTTCTGGAGTTAAGTGGTTGAGGGACAAACCGCTTAACAGATTTGAGGATGCTCAATGGCTTTTGATTCAGAAAGCTGAAGAGGAGAAGCTTTTGCATGTTACCATCAAGCTGCCTGAAGTAGTCCTTGAAAAGTTGATAAGTGACTCAAATGATTATTATTTGAGTGATGGTGTAAGTAAATCTGCTCAGTTATGGAATGAGCAGAGAAAACTGATACTTAATGATGCATTTAACAATTTTCTTCTTCCTTCAATGGAAAAAGAAGCAAGATCACTGTTGACAAGTAGAGCGAAATCATGGCTACTCTCAGATTATGGGAGGCTATTGTGGGATAAAGTGTCCGTTGCACCATACCAACGGAAAGAAAATGATGTCAGTTCTGATGAAGAAACTGCGCCCAGGGTTATGGCTTGCTGTTGGGGTCCTGGAAAGCCAGCTACAACCTTTGTGATGTTGGATTCATCTGGAGAAGTTTTGGATGTATTGCATGCTGGCTCCCTCAACCTTCGCGGT CAAAGTGTCAATGAACAGCAACGTAAAAGAAATGATCAGCAGAGAGTGCAAAAGTTTATGATGGACCACCAACCACATATTGTAGTTTTAGGAGCAACTAATTTGTCTTGTACGCGGCTGAAGGAGGATATTTATGAG ATAATCTTCAAGATGGTGGAAGATAATCCTCGAGATGTTGGTCATGAGATGGATAATCTGAATGTTGTCTATGGCGATGAATCTCTTCCTCATCTGTATGAAAATTCTCGCATTTCAGTTGATCAGCTTCCTTCACAAGAAG GTATCATTAGACGTGCTGTGGGTCTTGGACGCCATCTTCAGAATCCATTAGCAATGGTGGCCACATTATGTGGTCCGGGTAAAGAGATATTATCTTGGAAGCTTAATCCTTTGGAGAACTTTCTTACTCCTGATGAGAAGTATGGAATGGTTGAACAAGTTATGGTGGATGTAACGAACCAGGTGGGTCTTGATGTTAATTTGGCTGCCAGTCATGAATGGTTATTTGCTCCTCTACAATTTATTTCCGGGCTAGGACCCAGAAAAGCATCTTCTCTCCAGAGGTCCCTAGTAAGAGCAGGTGCCATCTTCACAAGGAAAGATCTGTTGCAATCTCATGGGCTTGGCAAAAAGGTTTTTATTAATGCTGTTGGGTTCCTCCGAGTGCGACGTAGCGGATTGACTTCCAGTAGTAGTCAATTTATTGATCTGTTAGATGACACTAGAATTCATCCGGAATCATACATTCTCGCACAAGATTTAGCCAAGGATATTTATCGGGAGGATGGgaatgatgatgcaaatgacgACGACGATGTCCTAGAAATGGCTATCGAGCATGTCAGGGAGAAGCCACATTTACTGAGAGCTGTAGATGTTCATGAATATGCTCAACAGAAAAATCATCTAACCAAGAAAGAAACCCTTAATGATATTAGATTGGAATTGATGGAAGGCTTTCAGGATCGTCGCAGACCATTCGTAGAACCAGGTCAGGATGAAGAGTTTTATATGATCTCTGGGGAGACTGAAGAGGCACTATCTGAAGGAAGAATTGTGCAGGCCACAGTTCGAAAGGTGCAGCCTCAGAAAGCAATTTGCGTCCTTGAATCTGGGTTAACTGGCATACTCACTAAGGAGGATTACATGGATGATTGGAGGGACATCAATGATTTGAATGATAAGCTGCGCGATGGCGATATTTTGACTTGCAGAATTAAATCAATTCAGAAGAATCGCTATCAGGTGTTTTTAACTTGTAGAGAAAGTGAAATGAGGAATAACCGTTACCAGAGTCACAGAAAGACGGATCCTTACTATCACGAAGAACGCAGCAATTTGCAAACTGTGCAGGAAAAAGCTCGTAAGGAGAAGGAGCTTGCAAAGAAGCATTTCAAGCCGAGGATGATTGTTCACCCTCGCTTCCAAAATATAACGTCTGATACGGCGATAGAG TTTTTGTCCGACAAGGATCCTGGTGAAAGTGTCATCCGCCCTAGTTCCCGTGGACCATCATTTTTGACTTTAACACTGAAAGTTTATGATGGGGTATATGCTAACAAGGACATTGTAGAAGGTGGAAAAGAGCACAAGGATATCACCAGCTTGCTTCGAATAGGGAAAACACTGAAAATCGGAGAGGATACATTTGAAGATCTTGATGAG GTAATGGATCGTTATGTGGATCCACTGGTAGCTCATTTGAAGTCGATGCTGAATTACCGAAAGTTCAGGAGGGGTACTAAAACTGAAGTTGATGAGCTCCTCAGAATTGAAAAAGCCGAGAATCCTATGAGAATTGTATATTGCTTTGGAATATCTCATGAGCATCCTGGCACATTCATCCTAACTTACATACGGAGTTCTAATCCTCATCATGAGTACATAGGTCTATACCCAAAGGGATTTAAGTTCCGGAAACGAATGTTTGAGGATATAGACCGTCTTGTGGCTTATTTTCAGAAACATATTGATGACTCATCTGATTCTCCGTCGCTACGATCAGTTGCTGCAATGGTGCCTATGAGGAGTCCTGCAACTGGGGGCTCGTCTGGTTCTGGTGGTGGCTGGGGCAGTTCATCCAATGATGGAGGCTGGAGAGGAGGGCAGTCTTCAGACAGAGACAGGAATTCTGGCTCTAGAAGTG GGAGGGGTGACTACAGAAATGGTGATGGGCATCCCAGTGGAGCACCTAGACCATATGGTGGGCGAGGGCGtggccggggccggggccgtGGCTCAGACTCTTATGGTGGTGGTAGGGGTGACAGGCAGGACCAAGATCGCGGATCACAAAAGTGGGGTTCCAAGGATGGTGACAGTGGTGGTGGATGGGGGAGCGGCTTTTCTGGATCGAAAGCCCAGGACTCACCAGGTAGTTGGGGAGGTGGAGGCGGAGGCGGGGGTGGTGGTGGCAGCAGCAATGCTGGTGATGGCGGCAGCACTGGTTGGGGTAGCTGGGGAGAAGGAGATGCCGGTGGTTCTGGTGCGGATGCGAGTAACTCGGGGTGGGGGGATGCCAAGAAGAGTTCAGATGGCGGAGGTTGGTGA
- the LOC131003747 gene encoding probable E3 ubiquitin-protein ligase RHC1A: protein MSSEGAAHWCYNCQEPVSLTGQNRVCANCERGFVQELDDAISMNTEENSQRPRFMEALSNFLRQQRAVGSNISEVIDGNSWNSLLVFSGDMPVRMPGSGGILEFLNETLGFRRETGGDYFVGPGVEEFLEHVTQSDQRVPPPASRSSIDALPTVKILKKHVRADSTCAVCREDFELGSQVRKLPCKHLYHSDCIVPWLEQRASCPVCRQELIGQRLGNDCNSQNLWGQIRSRRWSRRWSRRDEATTAATTTTAEAENRGRRRRRWSFLWPFRSSRSNPNRGETVEPTSVPYHEHNQHEEYSYWPFEY, encoded by the coding sequence ATGTCGAGCGAAGGGGCCGCTCATTGGTGTTACAATTGCCAGGAACCCGTCTCTCTCACGGGGCAGAATCGGGTTTGTGCAAACTGTGAAAGAGGTTTTGTTCAAGAGCTGGATGATGCAATTAGTATGAACACCGAAGAAAACAGCCAGAGGCCGAGGTTTATGGAAGCCCTCTCGAATTTCCTCAGACAGCAAAGGGCTGTTGGGAGCAACATATCGGAGGTCATTGATGGTAATTCATGGAATTCACTCCTTGTGTTTAGTGGAGACATGCCGGTTAGAATGCCAGGCAGCGGCGGCATCTTGGAGTTTCTGAATGAAACTCTAGGGTTCAGGCGGGAAACCGGGGGTGACTATTTTGTGGGTCCAGGAGTCGAGGAATTCCTCGAACATGTGACCCAGAGTGATCAACGCGTGCCTCCCCCGGCCTCAAGATCATCCATTGATGCCTTACCAACTGTCAAGATTTTGAAGAAGCACGTTCGTGCTGATTCGACCTGTGCTGTTTGCAGAGAGGATTTCGAACTGGGATCTCAGGTGAGGAAGCTACCGTGCAAGCACTTGTACCACTCGGATTGCATAGTGCCGTGGCTAGAACAACGCGCCTCATGTCCAGTCTGTCGCCAGGAGCTGATCGGTCAGCGGCTAGGCAATGACTGCAATAGTCAGAACTTGTGGGGGCAAATCCGTAGCAGAAGATGGAGCAGGAGATGGAGTCGTAGAGACGAAGCAACGACAGCAGCAACAACGACAACAGCAGAAGCAGAGAATCGGGGAAGGCGGAGGAGGAGGTGGTCTTTCTTGTGGCCTTTTCGTTCATCTCGTTCCAATCCTAACCGCGGTGAGACAGTCGAACCGACCTCGGTTCCGTACCATGAACATAACCAACATGAAGAGTACTCGTATTGGCcttttgaatattga
- the LOC131004000 gene encoding uncharacterized protein LOC131004000, with translation MATRALIIHDASKQLSISLRSIVVDLSLRYGGIIKLLVITEAFTDEHRFHAKGCGLMLKSTSKTHSSTATYNKHKADIEEETHKTLVRYSNSAEFKEMVEAAHMLQVEFGMTVEAGMLKEVAVEYAKSYQATHVILGRKLRKELKYFTKNLSCGISRIKSDNSIEILRPPQIE, from the exons ATGGCAACGAGGGCGCTGATCATTCATGATGCCTCGAAGCAGCTGAGCATTTCTCTTAGGAGCATTGTGGTTGACTTATCTCTCAGATATGGCGGCATCATCAAGCTTCTTGTCATAACTGAAGCTTTCACCGATGAACACAGGTTTCATGCTAAGGGATGTGGCCTCATGCTAA AATCCACGAGCAAGACGCATTCAAGTACTGCAACCTATAACAAACACAAGGCAGATATCGAGGAAGAAACTCACAAGACGCTTGTCAGATACTCAAACTCGGCGGAGTTTAAAGAGATGGTGGAGGCTGCTCATATGTTACAG GTTGAGTTTGGGATGACAGTGGAAGCAGGCATGCTGAAGGAGGTTGCAGTTGAATACGCCAAGAGCTACCAGGCCACACATGTAATTCTGGGAAG GAAACTGAGGAAAGAGTTAAAGTATTTCACCAAAAACCTATCCTGTGGAATATCTAGAATCAAATCCGACAACAGCATTGAGATTTTAAGACCGCCTCAAATTGAATGA